From Nicotiana tabacum cultivar K326 chromosome 22, ASM71507v2, whole genome shotgun sequence, one genomic window encodes:
- the LOC107776274 gene encoding putative cytochrome c oxidase subunit 5b-like, with amino-acid sequence MWRRLSTQCRTLSQLRSTPKSNRFSAAAATSLSPSPADFRPAVPFSSRHFSTASENVVKKSVEDVMPIATGHEREELEAELQGKELLDINFPEGPFGTKEAPAVVKSYYDRRIVGCPGGEGEDEHDVVWFWLEKGKPHECPVCTQYFVLEVVGPGGPPDGHGDDDDHH; translated from the exons ATGTGGAGAAGACTTTCTACCCAGTGTCGGACTCTAAGCCAACTCCGATCTACCCCTAAATCCAATCGGTTTTCCGCCGCCGCCGCCACCTCCTTATCGCCGTCTCCGGCGGATTTCCGGCCCGCGGTTCCTTTCTCCTCTCGCCACTTCAGTACTGCTTCTG AAAATGTTGTTAAGAAGAGCGTGGAGGATGTAATGCCAATTGCGACCGGTCACGAGCGCGAAGAGCTTGAAGCTGAGCTTCAA GGAAAGGAACTTCTCGACATTAACTTTCCTGAAGGTCCTTTTGGCACAAAG GAAGCACCAGCtgttgttaaatcctactatgacaGAAGAATTGTAGGATGTCCAGGAGGTGAAGGCG AAGATGAGCATGATGTTGTTTGGTTCTGGCTCGAGAAGGGCAAGCCACATGAATGCCCAGTATGCACACAGTATTTTGTG TTGGAGGTGGTTGGACCTGGAGGACCTCCGGATGGACATGGTGATGACGATGATCATCACTGA